A window of Silurus meridionalis isolate SWU-2019-XX chromosome 4, ASM1480568v1, whole genome shotgun sequence contains these coding sequences:
- the stub1 gene encoding E3 ubiquitin-protein ligase CHIP has product MAGSPEKSCSSAQELKEHGNRLFLCRKYQEAVTCYSKAIVKPNPSVAVYYTNRALCYVKLQQYDKALADCKHALELDSQSVKAHFFLGQCHLELENYEEAIGNLQRAYNLAKEQRLNFGDDIPSALRYAKKKRWNSMEEKRISQENELHAYLTKLILAERERNLEDYREKQGDDNLSDSDISKIKTKHDKYLTDMDELFSQVDEKRKKREIPDYLCGKISFELMREPCITPSGITYDRKDIEEHLQRVGHFDPVTRSPLTQDQLIPNLAMKEVIDAFIQENGWVEDY; this is encoded by the exons ATGGCAGGCAGCCCGGAGAAGAGCTGCTCCTCAGCTCAGGAGCTCAAAGAGCATGGCAACCGCCTGTTCCTCTGCCGGAAGTACCAGGAGGCCGTCACCTGCTACAGCAAAGCCatagtaa AACCGAACCCGTCTGTAGCGGTGTACTACACTAACCGAGCGCTGTGCTACGTGAAGCTGCAGCAGTATGATAAGGCTCTGGCTGACTGTAAACACGCCCTGGAGCTCGACAGCCAGTCGGTCAAAGCTCATTTCTTCCTGGGGCAGTGTCACCTGGAGCTGGAGAACTACGAAGAGGCCATCGGGAATCTCCAACGAG CGTACAATCTGGCTAAAGAGCAGCGTCTGAACTTTGGAGATGATATCCCCAGTGCCTTGCGCTACGCCAAGAAGAAGCGCTGGAACAGCATGGAGGAGAAGCGCATCAGCCAGGAGAACGAGCTGCACGCCTATCTCACCAAACTCATCCTGGCTGAGAGGGAACG gaaccTGGAAGACTACCGAGAGAAGCAGGGTGACGACAATCTGAGCGACAGCGACATCAGCAAAATCAAAACCAAACAT gaTAAATATCTGACAGACATGGACGAGCTTTTTTCCCAAGTGGATGAAAAAAggaag aaGCGAGAGATTCCTGACTATCTGTGTGGAAAGATCAGCTTTGAGTTGATGAGAGAACCGTGCATTACACCGAGCGGCATCACGTACGACCGCAAGGACATCGAGGAGCAcctacag cgTGTAGGCCACTTTGACCCTGTAACTCGGAGTCCCCTGACCCAGGATCAGCTGATCCCCAATCTGGCCATGAAGGAGGTGATCGATGCCTTTATCCAGGAGAACGGCTGGGTGGAGgactactga